Proteins encoded by one window of Microbulbifer salipaludis:
- the hemA gene encoding glutamyl-tRNA reductase: MPILALGINHDSAPVAVRERVAFAPEMMPSALAEARAALDCPELAILSTCNRTEIYGEATPESVLAWIAQYHDVPMEQLTSCHYQFTDETAVRHMMRVACGLDSLVLGEPQILGQMKSAYAVARECGSVGSTLHNVFQQVFSVAKKVRTETAIGENPVSVAFAAVSLASRIFTDLSEQTALLIGAGETVELVARHLLDKGVTKLIVANRTLHRAQSLAEEFGAEAILLADIPEHLPRADIVISSTASQLPILGKGAVETALKKRRHSPMFMVDIAVPRDIEPQVGKLDDVYLYTVDDLRGVIDEGKRLREQAAEAADLIVDAAAQDFMREHRSLRAVDSIRSYRQQAQGISKCELEKALIQLRTGGDPEQLLEQLARSLTNKLIHAPTVALRQATADGDMERLRIAREIIGLAPDDGGQQTDVSAAAPEKKKLK; the protein is encoded by the coding sequence ATGCCGATTTTAGCCCTGGGGATCAATCACGACAGCGCGCCTGTGGCCGTGCGCGAGCGGGTGGCGTTTGCCCCCGAGATGATGCCCAGCGCCCTGGCGGAGGCCCGCGCAGCGCTGGATTGTCCCGAGCTGGCGATTCTCTCCACATGTAACCGCACTGAGATCTACGGTGAGGCGACCCCGGAGTCGGTGCTGGCGTGGATCGCCCAGTACCACGATGTTCCCATGGAGCAGCTGACCAGCTGTCACTACCAGTTCACCGATGAAACCGCGGTGCGCCATATGATGCGCGTGGCCTGCGGGCTGGACTCCCTGGTACTTGGTGAACCGCAGATCCTCGGCCAGATGAAGTCCGCCTATGCAGTGGCACGGGAGTGCGGCAGTGTCGGTTCAACCCTGCACAATGTATTCCAGCAAGTGTTCTCGGTAGCGAAAAAAGTGCGCACCGAAACCGCCATCGGTGAGAACCCGGTGTCCGTGGCCTTCGCTGCCGTTTCCCTGGCGTCACGTATTTTTACCGATCTCAGCGAGCAGACCGCGCTGCTGATCGGTGCCGGCGAAACCGTTGAACTGGTGGCGCGGCATTTGCTCGACAAGGGTGTGACCAAGCTGATTGTCGCTAACCGCACCCTGCATCGCGCGCAGTCACTCGCGGAGGAGTTTGGCGCAGAAGCAATCCTGCTGGCGGATATCCCCGAACACCTGCCGCGGGCGGATATCGTGATCAGCTCCACCGCCAGCCAGTTGCCCATCCTTGGCAAAGGTGCGGTGGAAACCGCCCTCAAAAAGCGCCGTCACAGCCCCATGTTTATGGTGGACATCGCGGTGCCGCGGGATATCGAGCCGCAGGTGGGCAAGCTGGACGATGTTTACCTGTATACCGTGGACGACCTGCGCGGCGTGATTGACGAGGGCAAGCGCCTGCGCGAGCAGGCGGCGGAAGCGGCCGACCTGATTGTTGATGCGGCGGCGCAGGACTTCATGCGCGAGCACCGCAGCCTGCGCGCGGTGGATTCTATCCGCAGCTATCGCCAGCAGGCGCAGGGTATTAGCAAGTGCGAACTGGAGAAGGCGCTGATTCAGCTGCGTACCGGCGGTGACCCGGAGCAGTTGCTCGAGCAACTGGCTCGCTCACTGACTAACAAACTGATTCACGCACCCACCGTCGCATTGCGTCAGGCGACTGCCGATGGCGACATGGAACGGCTGCGCATTGCGCGGGAAATCATTGGCCTGGCCCCGGACGATGGCGGCCAGCAAACGGATGTATCGGCCGCTGCGCCGGAAAAAAAGAAACTGAAATAA
- a CDS encoding tetratricopeptide repeat protein, with the protein MQLFSTSALVTRTEQTTRLTAHAKGNMGDIPARKPGSGHRGKLLAAAIATAILCACTQQPHQAADPAHQPTTIGAASSEAPGDATDNQAIVSAPPADTVAGDPDRESATASKTKAFPIETFYTLLVAEVAGNREQYDLALAHYYFQAERTKDAGVAARATRIARFLNARRAALRSALLWVELEPENASAQLAATAELTLAGELDDALRHAELALDLGGDAPLQSVAATAVDNDELAAKVLPEFQRLSQKHPDNNEVSLALAMMLRANKRAQEALNLTRQVQERDPTLLDAPLLESHILIDMGRNKEARRLLENLVALYPRESRLRLQYARLLIQEDLELAQQQFVELVKQRPNDANLILSLALIQYETNQFDNAKPLLEKLLALEEHESAAHFYLAGIAEQTNDEVSAVTHYRMVRPGGDYVQAITRGTNLLAASGNTDEAQEWFNELRQRHPGQQEQFYLLQTELLTKYGHLEEAHALLTEALKTNDDSNRLIYAHAMTSEQLGDVENFELGLRKLLSRDPDNANLLNTLGYKLLSYDDRLEEAMVLITKALALSPDDPAIIDSMGWAHHRLGNHTEAIKHLQRAYELLQDHEIAAHLGEALWAAGERQQAMQVWEQGLQANPESKLIPEAMQRLQDQQRLEQHVTES; encoded by the coding sequence ATGCAGCTTTTCTCTACCTCGGCACTTGTCACCCGGACCGAGCAGACCACCCGACTCACCGCCCACGCCAAAGGCAATATGGGAGATATTCCGGCCCGGAAACCCGGCAGCGGCCACCGGGGAAAACTGCTGGCAGCCGCCATCGCCACTGCCATTCTGTGCGCCTGCACCCAGCAACCGCACCAGGCGGCCGACCCCGCACACCAGCCCACCACCATCGGCGCCGCATCCAGCGAGGCCCCGGGCGATGCCACCGACAACCAGGCAATCGTCTCAGCACCACCCGCCGACACCGTCGCGGGAGACCCGGACCGGGAAAGCGCCACCGCAAGCAAGACCAAGGCCTTCCCGATAGAGACCTTTTACACCCTGCTGGTAGCCGAGGTGGCAGGCAACCGGGAGCAGTACGACCTGGCGCTGGCGCACTACTATTTTCAGGCCGAACGCACCAAGGATGCGGGGGTTGCCGCACGTGCCACGCGCATCGCACGCTTTCTGAATGCCCGCCGCGCCGCACTGCGCTCCGCACTCCTGTGGGTTGAGCTGGAACCAGAAAACGCCAGCGCCCAGCTGGCGGCCACCGCCGAGCTCACCCTGGCCGGGGAGCTGGACGATGCGCTCCGCCACGCAGAGCTGGCTCTGGACCTGGGCGGCGACGCCCCCCTGCAGTCGGTCGCCGCCACCGCAGTGGATAACGACGAGCTGGCCGCAAAGGTACTGCCGGAATTCCAGCGTTTGTCGCAGAAGCACCCGGACAACAATGAAGTATCACTCGCCCTGGCAATGATGCTGCGGGCCAACAAGCGCGCACAGGAGGCACTTAATCTCACACGTCAGGTACAGGAGCGAGACCCGACACTACTCGACGCGCCCCTGCTGGAGTCCCACATCTTGATCGACATGGGCCGCAATAAAGAGGCACGGCGGCTGCTGGAGAACCTGGTGGCGCTCTACCCCAGGGAAAGTCGCCTGCGACTGCAATATGCGCGGCTGCTGATCCAAGAAGATCTGGAACTCGCCCAGCAACAGTTCGTGGAGCTGGTGAAGCAGCGCCCGAATGATGCGAACCTGATTCTGTCACTGGCGCTGATTCAGTATGAAACCAATCAGTTTGACAACGCCAAGCCACTGCTGGAAAAACTGCTGGCGCTCGAGGAGCATGAATCCGCCGCCCACTTTTATCTCGCCGGCATTGCGGAACAAACCAACGATGAAGTATCTGCTGTTACCCATTACCGCATGGTGCGCCCCGGTGGTGACTACGTACAGGCCATTACCCGCGGCACCAACCTGCTGGCTGCCAGCGGCAACACCGATGAAGCACAGGAATGGTTCAACGAACTGCGCCAGCGCCACCCGGGGCAGCAGGAACAGTTCTACCTGTTGCAGACCGAGCTGCTCACTAAATATGGACACCTGGAAGAAGCGCACGCACTACTGACCGAGGCACTGAAAACCAACGATGACAGCAATCGACTGATCTACGCCCATGCGATGACCAGCGAGCAGCTGGGCGATGTGGAGAACTTTGAACTGGGTTTGCGCAAATTGTTGTCCCGCGACCCGGATAATGCGAACCTGCTGAACACGTTGGGTTACAAACTGCTTTCCTATGACGACCGCCTCGAAGAGGCAATGGTGCTAATCACCAAGGCGCTGGCGCTGAGTCCGGATGACCCCGCGATCATCGACAGCATGGGCTGGGCCCATCACCGTCTGGGCAACCACACCGAGGCAATAAAGCACCTGCAGCGGGCGTACGAGCTGCTGCAGGACCACGAGATCGCCGCGCACCTGGGCGAAGCCCTGTGGGCTGCCGGTGAACGCCAGCAGGCCATGCAGGTGTGGGAGCAGGGATTGCAGGCCAACCCGGAAAGTAAACTCATCCCGGAAGCCATGCAGCGGCTGCAGGATCAACAAAGACTGGAACAGCATGTTACGGAAAGCTGA